In Mytilus trossulus isolate FHL-02 chromosome 14, PNRI_Mtr1.1.1.hap1, whole genome shotgun sequence, a genomic segment contains:
- the LOC134697980 gene encoding adhesion G protein-coupled receptor B3-like, whose product MPYSGAAWISLIGGGSRWSLLSTVNISKRQDTGRINSSPSSSLPPFIQIKQGCFYSLIIPVEDADNDIIRCRWAIGDDECGGICNSLVNSELNKGTCVISYNATGELGLYAVALQIEDFATEQSDNPLSSVPLQFLIDVIQTVSNQSCEIKPILENIDSVIVIPVNTTYHETIIAKGDGISEIIILTSKEVSKSKLLRYRTSNDRWYVNVTWTPTERDIGSHRICFTAVDSISQASEKKCTTLDVTNSTNLCSKNVDKFNKTWSLTSKNTLTTLACTGEYTGNASRYCSSEGNWEEPTYTNCISKSIQHLRTLTAKLLSGDSANILVITILEELENITKENNGLRSGDLLTSSYVLNDIAKYVAEHKDTLTFDQLQIFGSLCDNLLDDSNHQSWEELNNEGSGGVTSLVNAVTEYNDAFNDVIDGKFSIIVEKENVVIEVGKASSNEIIVPDRSKISESWITDSATEIKLKTNRCSGLTGYSSAFYRNISRLFPEYLLLNGKLQSFNGSYDVNSIIADFTIHGRSCSNFSLIIKFDHILGDYSRPFCGFWDFSAPNTVNGAWSSFGSRVVDATNSYTICEYNHTTNFAILMSPGKTPLSHQLPLSMISAIGCGVSILFLVITVVVHFVLWNYVANDRTKTLMNLCIALILSYVIFLAGITRTDNKVVCSVIAVALHYMFLTDFALMLAEGIHIVRMVVIIFPTRSIVYKLIPACWLVPAGIVGISASSTKLEGYGNQQFCWLTLESNLIWAFIGPALLVIMINFIIIIITVHKMMTTRGLAAKSLKEKSKIGLKSICVILPLFGVTWVLGAFSVNDDLVIFQYLFAIFNSLQGLFICVFHCFLNIQVKQGYRKYQKRRSANRMDSKLSTDSSNYDSNKMQQRINDHQAQKKETRNYNIDCQDHNVQYNLKYKYTNSAYSPDGYQMSQQITY is encoded by the exons atgcc ATATTCAGGTGCGGCCTGGATAAGTTTAATTGGTGGAGGATCCCGCTGGTCATTGTTATCCACTGTTAATATATCTAAACGCCAAGATACAGGAAGAATCAATTCTTCACCATCATCTTCTTTACCACCATTTATTCAAATCAAACAAGGATGTTTTTATTCATTGATAATTCCAG tCGAAGACGCAGACAACGACATCATCAGATGTCGATGGGCAATTGGTGATGATGAATGTGGCGGCATATGCAACAGTCTGGTAAATTCAGAATTAAacaag GGTACATGTGTAATCTCGTATAACGCTACTGGTGAGTTAGGTCTGTATGCTGTTGCACTACAGATCGAGGATTTCGCCACGGAACAAAGCGACAATCCTTTAAGCAGTGTTCCTTTGCAGTTTTTAATCGATGTAATACAGACTGTTTCAAATCAATCTTGTGAAATTAAACCAATATTAGAAAATATTGATTCTGTCATCGTTATTCCTGTTAACACCACGTACCACGAGACTATCATAGCAAAAGGAGATGG aaTTTCCGAAATTATTATTCTCACCTCGAAAGAAGTATCTAAGTCAAAGTTGTTAAGGTATAGGACATCCAACGACCGATGGTATGTCAATGTCACATGGACGCCTACAGAAAGGGATATtgggagtcatagaatatgTTTTACGGCTGTAGATAGTATAAG TCaagcttctgaaaaaaaatgtacaactCTAGACGTGACAA ATTCGACGAATCTTTGTAGTAAAAATGtggacaaatttaataaaacctGGAGTTTGACATCAAAAAACACCCTCACCACCTTAGCCTGCACCGGTGAATACACGGGTAATGCTTCAAGATATTGCAGTAGCGAGGGAAATTGGGAGGAACCGACCTACACCAATTGTATAAGTAAATCAATACAACATCTGAGAACACTg ACTGCTAAGCTGTTATCTGGAGACAGTGCCAATATTCTAGTGATCACTATATTAGaagaattagaaaatataacaaaagaaaataatgggTTACGTTCTGGGGATTTGCTCACATCATCGTATGTACTGAATGATATAGCCAAGTATGTGGCAGAACACAAGGACACACTAACATTTGATCAACTACAG ATATTTGGTTCTCTTTGCGACAACTTACTAGATGATAGTAATCATCAGTCATGGGAAGAACTCAACAATGAG GGATCAGGTGGTGTAACTTCACTTGTCAACGCTGTTACTGAGTACAATGATGCGTTTAATGATGTTATTGACGGTAAATTCTCAATAATcgttgaaaaagaaaatgttg TAATTGAAGTAGGGAAGGCTAGTTCGAATGAGATAATTGTTCCTGATCGTTCGAAAATATCTGAATCTTGGATAACAGATTCTGCGACTGAAATTAAACTGAAGACGAACAGATGTAGCG GTTTGACGGGATACAGCAGCGCATTCTATAGAAATATTTCAAGGCTCTTCCCTGAGTATCTTTTACTAAATGG GAAACTGCAGTCTTTTAATGGGAGTTATGATGTTAATTCTATTATAGCTGATTTTACGATTCATGGAAGATCTTGTTCGAATTTTTCCTTAATTATAAAATTCGATCACATTTTG GGAGACTATTCCAGACCTTTTTGTGGATTCTGGGATTTTAGTGCACC aaatactGTTAATGGAGCTTGGTCCTCATTTGGTTCACGAGTTGTCGATGCTACAAATTCTTACACGATATGTGAATACAATCACACCACTAATTTTGCCATATTGATGAGTCCAGGAAAAACA CCGTTGTCTCATCAATTACCACTTAGCATGATATCAGCCATTGGATGTGGAGTGTCAATTTTGTTTCTGGTCATAACAGTTGTCGTTCATTTTGTTCTATGGAA ctATGTGGCAAATGATCGAACAAAAACACTGATGAACTTATGCATTGCATTAATTCTTTCGTATGTCATATTCTTAGCTGGAATAACAAGAACAGATAATAAA GTAGTTTGTTCAGTGATTGCGGTTGCCTTACATTACATGTTTCTAACAGACTTTGCTCTGATGCTGGCTGAGGGTATTCATATAGTGAGAATGGTTGTCATTATCTTCCCAACAAGATCTATAGTATATAAGCTGATACCTGCATGTTGGC TTGTTCCTGCTGGTATAGTTGGGATTTCGGCCAGTTCGACTAAACTTGAAGGATATGGCAATCAACAGTT TTGTTGGTTAACTCTTGAATCAAATCTTATCTGGGCTTTTATCGGACCAGCATTACTTGTGATTATG attaattttattataatcattATAACTGTCCATAAAATGATGACCACTAGAGGGCTTGCTGCTAAATCACTTAAAGAGAAATCGAA GATTGGTTTAAAAAGTATATGTGTCATCTTGCCGTTGTTTGGAGTAACGTGGGTACTAGGTGCTTTTTCTGTGAACGATGATCTGGTCATTTTCCAATACCTATTTGCAATTTTCAACTCTCTACAG GGCCTTTTTATATGTGTGTTTCACTGTTTCTTGAATATTCAG gttAAACAAGGCTACCGTAAATATCAGAAACGACGAAGCGCTAATCGCATGGATTCAAAACTATCTACTGATTCTTCTAATTAT gaCAGTAACAAAATGCAACAACGCATCAACGATCATCAGGCACAGAAGAAAGAAACGagaaattataatattgatTGTCAAGACCATAATGTGCAGTATAatcttaaatacaaatataccaATTCAGCCTATTCTCCGGATGGTTATCAAATGTCTCAGCAAATTACTTATTAA